Within Methanomicrobiales archaeon, the genomic segment GGCGGGCGATGGTCTCGAAATCCTCCTTTGTAAATTCCTTGTCCCGCAGTCTGCCCTCTCTCTCGATCACCTCACGGGAACTGTGGGACTCCTTCAGGAAATCGTGGAGGAATGCGGTTGCCACTCCGATCCTCACTTCGTTCTCTGCTCGTTTCATCGCTCTCAGTAATTGCTCCGTTATCCCCGCGACCGTAAGGGAGTGGGAGAGCAGGGATGCTGTCCCTCTCCGTCCCCATTTTGCCTCTTTGAGATGCCATCCCCGATCCAGCCCCGCTTCAATGAATTGTTCCCAAGGTATGCTCGGAGATGCCATGGAATCTGTCATGGATAAAAAATAAAATTCATTTCATAAATTTATTTCTTTCTATCATTATCTCTGAAAATGTGCAGAAAAAATGCAAAATTATTATTATATAAAGTTTATTTTCCATTCTTACGGGATACAAAGATTTATTTGATGATTTCATGATTCTCTTACCATGCAGACACTCGTCGTCTACGATATCCATGATGATTCGAGACGTCTCCGTCTCTCACGGCTCCTCCAGCGGTATGGGCTGACACGGGTACAGTACAGCGCCTTCCGGGGCGACACGAATCCGCATGACAGGATGGTGCTTGCGAAGAAGATGGCGCCGTTTGTGAAGGATGACAACGACTCTGTCTTCCTCATCCCTCTCTGCGAGCGCTGCATTGGGACCGTGGAGGTGCTCGGTGCATCGAAGAAGGGATTTTCCCCGGGACCTACGGTGAAGATCGTCTGAAGAGATCTTCCTCTCTGGGAGGATTCTGCGCGTGTGATGCGATATGGTGTACTATCTGAACGAGATCGAGAGTAAGAACCTTCTGAAAAATCTCCGCCCCTTGACCAGAAAGGTGGGAGTATCGGAGGATCTGAGGGGATGGAACTGGAACCGGACCCCCCTCTCCCCCTACCGCCCGGT encodes:
- the cas2 gene encoding CRISPR-associated endonuclease Cas2; the encoded protein is MQTLVVYDIHDDSRRLRLSRLLQRYGLTRVQYSAFRGDTNPHDRMVLAKKMAPFVKDDNDSVFLIPLCERCIGTVEVLGASKKGFSPGPTVKIV